In Chroicocephalus ridibundus chromosome 4, bChrRid1.1, whole genome shotgun sequence, one genomic interval encodes:
- the LOC134514198 gene encoding LOW QUALITY PROTEIN: uncharacterized protein LOC134514198 (The sequence of the model RefSeq protein was modified relative to this genomic sequence to represent the inferred CDS: inserted 4 bases in 3 codons) — MALAVSFSNGLSQVIPNTDKHIDLSHPNRHHNILACIRNSXGQQEQGSDGASVLGTGEASPRVLCPVLGPXLYKRDMEVLERVQRRATRLVRGLETRXYEERLRELGMFSLEKRRLRGDLMALHNYLEGGWREVGVGPFSQGNNDRTRGNGLKLRQGRFRLDIRRNYFTERVVRHWDSLPREGVESPSLEVFKEHLDVALQGML, encoded by the exons ATGGCTCTAGCTGTAAGCTTCAGCAACGGGCTGTCCCAAGTTATTCCGAATACGGATAAGCACATTGATTTGTCTCACCCAAATCGGCACCACAA cattctggcttgtatcaggaaca gtggccagcaggagcaggggagtgatggtgcctctgtactcggcactggtgaggcctcacctcgagtgctgtgtccagttctgggccc tctgtacaagagggacatggaagtgctggagcgtgtccagaggagagctaccaggctggtgaggggtctggagacca catatgaggagaggctgagggagctgggcatgtttagcctggagaagaggaggctgaggggagacctcatggccctccacaactacctggaaggaggttggagagaggtgggtgttggccccttctcccaggggaataatgacaggaccagaggaaatggtctgaagttgcggcaggggaggtttaggttagatattaggaggaattactttactgaaagagtggtcaggcactgggacagcctgcccagggagggggttgagtcaccatccctagaggtgtttaaggaacatctagatgtggcacttcagggcatgctctag